From a region of the Nonlabens sp. Hel1_33_55 genome:
- a CDS encoding type B 50S ribosomal protein L31, with the protein MQKGIHPEEYKLVAFKDMSNDEVFITKSTANAKETIDVDGTEYPLIKLEISRTSHPFYTGTTKLIDTAGRIDKFKNKYKKFDKKS; encoded by the coding sequence ATGCAAAAAGGAATTCACCCAGAAGAATATAAGTTAGTTGCGTTTAAGGACATGTCTAATGATGAGGTTTTCATCACTAAGTCCACCGCAAATGCTAAAGAAACAATCGACGTAGATGGTACTGAGTATCCATTGATCAAACTAGAGATTTCTAGAACGTCGCACCCATTTTATACGGGTACTACAAAACTTATCGATACTGCTGGACGTATTGACAAGTTCAAGAACAAATACAAGAAATTTGATAAGAAGTCTTAA
- the proC gene encoding pyrroline-5-carboxylate reductase, translated as MYDKKIAIIGCGNLGLSILNGLLADPKIDPKKITVTKRRTSSLSHLADTGIHITSNNIEAVQQSELLIIALKPYTILEILKELKGVLKEDQHIIASLATGISIQQIESAIDLDIPVFRAMPNTAADVGESLTCIASSTSNADSEKIVKQCFDTIGTSIVINEELMDAATVLGACGIAYVLRFMRGMIQGGIEIGFDAVTASNIVTHTVKGAAQLLIERKQHPEHEIDKVTTPKGCTIAGLNEMEHNGFSSALIKGIVTSYDKIEK; from the coding sequence ATGTACGATAAAAAAATAGCCATTATTGGCTGCGGGAATTTAGGTCTTTCAATACTCAATGGACTTCTAGCAGATCCCAAGATTGATCCCAAAAAAATAACAGTAACTAAACGCCGTACCTCGAGCTTAAGTCATCTTGCTGATACTGGCATTCACATTACTTCCAATAATATCGAAGCTGTTCAACAATCAGAGTTGCTGATTATTGCCCTAAAGCCGTACACAATTCTTGAAATCCTTAAGGAACTTAAAGGAGTTCTAAAAGAGGATCAACATATTATAGCCTCGTTAGCGACTGGGATTTCTATACAGCAAATTGAATCTGCAATTGATCTTGATATTCCTGTATTCAGAGCGATGCCTAATACAGCAGCAGATGTAGGTGAATCCTTGACGTGTATAGCAAGCAGCACTTCAAATGCAGATTCAGAAAAGATTGTAAAACAGTGTTTTGATACCATAGGTACTTCTATCGTTATCAATGAAGAATTGATGGATGCCGCTACCGTTTTGGGTGCATGCGGTATTGCATACGTATTAAGATTTATGCGCGGTATGATTCAGGGTGGCATTGAGATAGGCTTTGATGCCGTTACTGCCAGCAACATTGTGACACATACCGTAAAAGGAGCCGCTCAGTTGCTTATTGAGCGCAAGCAACATCCAGAACACGAGATTGATAAAGTTACAACTCCCAAAGGCTGTACTATTGCCGGCTTAAATGAAATGGAGCATAATGGCTTTAGTAGTGCTCTTATCAAGGGAATTGTAACATCGTACGATAAAATCGAGAAGTAA
- a CDS encoding GNAT family N-acetyltransferase — MIQLLRTDSAHEDFQQLIPLLDRYLSVTDGDDHAFYNQFNRLDDINHVVLAYENKIAVGCGAFKKSIGDIAEIKRMFTMENARGKGVATKILIELEFWAKQLNFTKLQLETGINQPEAIGLYVKNGYTPIPNYDQYIGMPLSKCFEKPLNL; from the coding sequence ATGATTCAGCTATTGAGAACGGATTCGGCTCATGAGGATTTCCAGCAACTCATACCACTTCTGGATCGCTATCTGTCCGTTACAGATGGTGATGACCATGCGTTTTATAATCAGTTCAATAGGCTGGACGATATCAATCATGTCGTTCTCGCTTACGAGAATAAAATAGCAGTAGGCTGTGGTGCTTTCAAAAAATCAATTGGTGATATCGCAGAGATAAAGCGTATGTTCACCATGGAAAATGCGAGAGGAAAAGGAGTTGCCACAAAGATTTTGATTGAATTGGAATTTTGGGCAAAACAACTGAATTTTACAAAATTACAGCTGGAGACAGGCATCAACCAACCAGAAGCGATTGGCTTATATGTAAAGAATGGCTACACTCCTATTCCCAATTATGACCAGTATATAGGAATGCCGTTGAGTAAATGCTTTGAGAAGCCATTGAACTTATAA
- a CDS encoding DUF4199 domain-containing protein, with the protein MDQIVKKNAAVLGLIGAIITATLYIYIWQTQDFQNMAIGVVTLILPLAIGIAAQVYSKNKLGGYLTLKQAVLAYFLAVLIIFVTEALVNYLIYVVWDPSAQETVRLMQEQMVAQEKAASNAAVKVSEIDYSAKEYLIAATSKLLFYTVIGIITAFFIKKNPPA; encoded by the coding sequence GTGGATCAAATAGTAAAGAAAAACGCTGCTGTATTAGGATTGATTGGTGCTATAATTACCGCTACACTATACATCTATATCTGGCAAACTCAGGATTTCCAAAACATGGCAATTGGTGTCGTGACGCTCATTTTGCCACTTGCCATTGGTATCGCGGCACAAGTGTACAGTAAGAACAAACTAGGTGGCTATCTAACGCTCAAACAAGCGGTACTCGCCTATTTCCTGGCGGTTTTGATCATCTTTGTGACTGAAGCTCTTGTCAACTATTTGATATACGTAGTATGGGATCCTAGCGCACAAGAAACCGTGCGGTTGATGCAGGAACAGATGGTAGCTCAGGAAAAAGCGGCATCAAATGCTGCCGTTAAGGTCAGTGAGATCGATTATTCTGCTAAGGAATATTTGATTGCGGCGACTTCAAAATTGTTGTTTTACACGGTTATTGGTATCATCACCGCATTCTTTATCAAGAAAAATCCGCCGGCATAG
- a CDS encoding ABC transporter substrate-binding protein, which produces MKKLKIALDWTPNINHIGFFVAQELGFYKDSGLDVTIIDPSQDNYKTTPAKKVENGDADFALCPTESIISYQTKANSFHLIGIAAILKKDLSAIVVKSDSGIKSPRDLDGKKYSSYEARYEDEIVRQMIINDGGQGEFKIGYPEKLGIWDTVLDGEFDATWIFLNWEGVAAEAMETPVRYFKMEDYDIPYSYSPVLVANGDLLDDRKTDYSKFLEATAKGFLHCKEYPQESIALFKKYVPSSDVHINLDKALELSLPSFDARDNWGLFDSSIIGRFVDWIKYKKLETKTFEAADLFTNSLLEK; this is translated from the coding sequence ATGAAGAAATTAAAAATAGCGCTCGACTGGACTCCTAACATCAATCACATCGGCTTTTTTGTGGCACAAGAGCTAGGTTTCTACAAAGATTCTGGGTTAGATGTCACTATCATAGATCCTTCCCAAGACAACTATAAAACAACGCCGGCCAAAAAAGTAGAAAACGGTGATGCCGATTTTGCTTTGTGCCCAACAGAAAGCATCATAAGCTATCAAACCAAAGCGAACTCATTCCATCTTATAGGCATTGCAGCAATTCTCAAAAAAGACTTGAGTGCTATTGTAGTGAAAAGTGATAGTGGTATAAAATCACCACGTGATCTGGATGGTAAAAAATACAGTTCTTACGAGGCGAGGTATGAAGATGAGATCGTACGCCAGATGATTATTAATGATGGTGGTCAAGGAGAATTCAAAATAGGTTATCCAGAAAAATTGGGTATCTGGGACACGGTTCTGGATGGTGAGTTTGATGCTACGTGGATATTTTTGAATTGGGAAGGTGTGGCTGCAGAAGCGATGGAAACTCCTGTACGTTATTTCAAAATGGAGGATTATGATATTCCTTACTCGTACTCTCCAGTTTTGGTTGCCAACGGTGATTTATTGGATGATCGTAAAACTGATTATTCAAAATTTTTAGAGGCAACAGCTAAAGGTTTTCTACACTGCAAGGAATATCCGCAGGAGAGTATTGCTCTTTTCAAGAAATATGTTCCCAGCAGTGATGTACATATTAATCTAGATAAAGCTCTTGAATTATCGTTACCTAGTTTTGATGCAAGAGATAATTGGGGACTTTTTGACTCCAGCATTATCGGCCGATTTGTAGATTGGATAAAATATAAAAAACTGGAAACCAAAACATTTGAAGCTGCAGATTTGTTCACCAACTCCTTACTAGAAAAATAA